Proteins co-encoded in one Candida albicans SC5314 chromosome 3, complete sequence genomic window:
- the DAL1 gene encoding allantoinase (Putative allantoinase; transcript regulated by Nrg1 and Mig1; macrophage/pseudohyphal-repressed) gives MSRALSSTRVLVNDTLLPATIIFSVESGTILEIVDRVLPPNDPILARYNVFPIDYRNVTPAVIMPGLVDAHVHLNEPGRTEWEGFETGTKAAASGGVTTVIDMPLNAIPPTTTVANFNLKINAAKGQTWVDVGFWGGLIPDNLYDLKPLIRMGVRGFKAFLIESGVDEFPAITPAHILAAMKEVKDEKTMLMFHAEMQPREKEEFSDSADTLTAEIDDFDLGMSASFIDRAPTPVVRLLSNDPGDHHHEHENCRLPHNHAGSINPSVLSDKQAKALAHTPILAGAEPTFGKNARKVNTHHSRSYSYTEEDTKVNTPLLLAQQENAELANIDPTAYATFLASRPDNFETTAIAEIINCSTLLPTVPLHIVHLATHEAVPLLRAAKAKGLPVTAETCFHYLSLCAERIGSCSTHFKCCPPIRTDDNRKLLWKALRNDVITTVVSDHSPCTPDLKGMEKGDFFEAWGGISSVGFGLPILYTEGLKLDPPISLAEINKWCSWNTAKQVGLSHCKGTIRVGYDADLLIFDTDAKYVVENKETYFKNKLTAYDGMEFRGRVLETLVRGNTVFAMGRGFSGPKGKLILEPRFE, from the coding sequence ATGTCACGAGCATTATCATCGACTAGAGTGTTGGTTAATGACACACTTTTACCAGCCACCATCATTTTTTCGGTAGAGTCAGGCACGATTTTAGAGATTGTTGATAGGGTTTTACCGCCCAATGATCCGATTTTGGCACGCTATAATGTTTTTCCTATAGACTATAGAAATGTTACGCCAGCAGTGATTATGCCTGGGCTAGTTGATGCACATGTCCACTTGAACGAGCCCGGTAGAACTGAATGGGAAGGGTTTGAAACTGGGACCAAAGCTGCTGCATCGGGAGGTGTCACTACTGTGATTGATATGCCGTTGAATGCCATTCCTCCTACCACTACTGTTGCCAACTTTAACTTGAAAATTAATGCCGCCAAGGGCCAGACGTGGGTTGATGTGGGGTTTTGGGGCGGGTTGATCCCTGATAATTTGTACGATTTGAAACCGTTGATTCGAATGGGTGTGCGTGGGTTTAAAGCATTTTTGATCGAGTCTGGGGTCGATGAGTTTCCTGCTATTACGCCAGCCCATATTTTGGCGGCCATGAAGGAGGTTAAAGACGAAAAGACGATGTTGATGTTCCATGCTGAAATGCAGCCGCGGGAAAAAGAGGAGTTTAGCGACTCGGCAGATACGTTAACGGCCGAGATTGACGACTTTGATTTGGGAATGTCGGCCAGCTTTATTGATAGGGCACCCACACCAGTAGTCAGGTTATTGAGCAACGACCCAGGGGACCACCATCACGAACATGAGAATTGTCGGTTACCACACAACCATGCTGGGTCTATCAACCCGTCGGTCTTGTCAGATAAACAAGCCAAGGCGTTGGCACACACGCCGATCTTGGCAGGGGCCGAGCCTACTTTTGGTAAGAATGCCAGGAAAGTCAACACGCACCATCTGCGCTCATATAGCTACACCGAAGAAGACACCAAAGTCAACACCCCGTTATTGTTGGCGCAACAGGAGAACGCCGAGTTGGCCAATATCGACCCCACTGCGTATGCAACGTTTTTGGCATCGAGACCcgataattttgaaaccaCTGCTATTGCTGAGATTATAAACTGCTCGACACTATTGCCAACGGTGCCACTCCATATTGTGCACTTGGCGACCCACGAAGCTGTGCCATTGTTGCGTGCTGCCAAAGCCAAGGGGTTGCCGGTAACTGCTGAAACTTGTTTCCATTACTTGTCGTTGTGTGCTGAAAGAATTGGGAGCTGTTCGACGCATTTCAAGTGTTGTCCACCGATTAGAACTGACGATAATCGTAAATTGTTGTGGAAAGCACTTCGAAACGATGTGATAACCACTGTTGTTTCTGACCATTCTCCGTGTACGCCAGATTTGAAAGGTATGGAAAAGGGCGATTTCTTTGAAGCCTGGGGTGGGATTTCGTCTGTTGGGTTTGGATTGCCGATATTGTACACTGAAGGCCTTAAATTGGACCCGCCCATCAGCTTGGCGGAAATTAACAAATGGTGTTCATGGAATACTGCTAAGCAAGTAGGGTTGAGTCATTGTAAGGGCACCATTAGGGTGGGGTACGATGctgatttgttgattttcgATACTGACGCCAAGTATGTAGTGGAAAACAAGGAGACgtatttcaaaaacaagTTGACGGCGTATGATGGGATGGAGTTTAGGGGGCGGGTATTGGAGACGTTGGTTAGAGGTAATACGGTATTTGCTATGGGAAGAGGGTTTTCGGGACCCAAAggtaaattaattttagaGCCGAGATTTGAGTAG
- the ETR1 gene encoding Etr1p (Putative 2-enoyl thioester reductase; protein present in exponential and stationary growth phase yeast cultures; rat catheter biofilm repressed) yields MITAQAVLYSQHGEPKDVLFTQNFEIDDENLTPNQVVVKTLASPVNPSDINQIQGVYPSKPEKTTAFGTSEPAAPCGNEGLFEVLKVGDNVKGLEAGDWVIPANVNFGTWRTHALGEEQDFIQLPNPTQSKANGKPQGLSLNQGATISVNPMTAYLMLTHYVKLSPGKDWFIQNGGNSAVGKYASQIGKLLNFNSISVIRDRPNLEEVVEELKELGATQVITEEQNNSKEFGPTIKGWIKESGGEAKLALNCVGGKSSTGIARKLNNNGLMLTYGGMSFQPVTIPTSLHIFKNFTSAGFWVTELLKHNRELKLKTLNQIIEWYESGELKDAKSTETRFDGSKELHELYKDGVANSKSGKQLITY; encoded by the coding sequence ATGATCACTGCTCAGGCTGTACTTTATAGTCAACACGGTGAACCCAAAGATGTGTTGTTTACGCAAAATTTTGAGATCGACGACGAGAACTTAACTCCGAACCAAGTTGTGGTGAAAACGTTGGCGTCACCAGTTAACCCGTCGGATATTAACCAAATCCAAGGTGTTTACCCATCGAAGCCAGAAAAGACTACTGCATTTGGAACATCCGAGCCAGCAGCACCATGTGGGAACGAAGGGTTATTTGAAGTTCTTAAGGTTGGAGACAATGTCAAGGGGCTTGAAGCTGGCGATTGGGTTATTCCCGCCAATGTGAATTTTGGTACTTGGAGAACGCATGCTTTAGGAGAAGAACAAGACTTTATTCAATTGCCCAATCCCACTCAATCCAAAGCCAATGGCAAACCGCAAGGGTTATCGCTCAACCAAGGAGCAACAATTTCCGTCAACCCGATGACCGCGTACCTTATGTTAACCCATTACGTCAAGTTGAGCCCAGGGAAGGATTGGTTTATTCAAAATGGAGGGAACTCGGCTGTGGGTAAGTACGCTTCGCAGATTGGgaagttgttgaatttcaattccATCTCGGTTATTAGAGATAGACCTAATCTTGAAGAGGTTGTCGAAGAGTTGAAAGAATTAGGTGCTACACAGGTGATTACTGAAGAGCAAAACAATTCCAAAGAGTTTGGCCCTACTATCAAAGGCTGGATAAAAGAGTCTGGTGGTGAAGCCAAATTGGCACTCAATTGTGTTGGTGGGAAAAGTTCTACTGGTATTGCCagaaaattgaacaataacGGGTTGATGTTGACTTATGGTGGGATGTCATTCCAGCCAGTAACCATTCCTACGTCATTACACATTTTCAAGAACTTTACTAGTGCTGGGTTCTGGGTGACTGAGTTGTTGAAACACAATAGGgaattgaagttgaagacattgaatcaaatcattgaatGGTACGAGTCTGGTGAATTAAAAGATGCGAAATCGACCGAGACGAGATTTGATGGTAGCAAGGAATTGCATGAGTTGTATAAAGATGGGGTAGCCAATTCTAAATCGGGTAAACAATTGATCACATACTAG
- a CDS encoding uncharacterized protein (Ortholog of Candida guilliermondii ATCC 6260 : PGUG_05321, Candida lusitaniae ATCC 42720 : CLUG_00887 and Candida albicans WO-1 : CAWG_02354), which translates to MAAKIWAGVIAGNSSTPDSIKNALNPRTPIRINGFKSYKLSGINPPQNPTSTHVWPLAALIFKLKLATVVVGGMAFNGISITVVTPPDAAALVPVSNPSHSVLPGSFKWTCASTSPGIITAGVTFL; encoded by the coding sequence ATGGCCGCCAAAATATGGGCTGGCGTAATAGCAGGAAACTCATCGACCCCAGACTCGATCAAAAATGCTTTAAACCCACGCACACCCATTCGAATCAACGGTTTCAAATCGTACAAATTATCAGGGATCAACCCGCCCCAAAACCCCACATCAACCCACGTCTGGCCCTTGGCGGCATTAATTTTCAAGTTAAAGTTGGCAACAGTAGTGGTAGGAGGAATGGCATTCAACGGCATATCAATCACAGTAGTGACACCTCCCGATGCAGCAGCTTTGGTCCCAGTTTCAAACCCTTCCCATTCAGTTCTACCGGGCTCGTTCAAGTGGACATGTGCATCAACTAGCCCAGGCATAATCACTGCTGGCGTAACATTTCTATAG